One part of the Glycine soja cultivar W05 chromosome 11, ASM419377v2, whole genome shotgun sequence genome encodes these proteins:
- the LOC114374002 gene encoding uncharacterized protein LOC114374002 has translation MHIGMMVMMTQALKTIVSSYHDYDKNSRLCPLPISRSRSRQWRQCRIGTFAVAIAALLISTTAWLSVVFSDATTCCFHHLKDWESSPHFFNWKKCISHRLAKVKPPPALQFETMNDHLHNGSSIVEEEGLSLKHIVFGIAGSSQLWKRRKEYVKLWWRPNDMRGHVWLEEQVLEEPGDDLLPPIMISEDTSYFRYTNPVGHPSGLRISRIVRESFCLGLSDVRWFVLCDDDTIFNVNNLVDVLSKYNSSEMIYIGSPSESHSANTYFSHSMAFGGGGIAISYPLAKALSEILDECIERYPKLYGSDDRLHACITELGIPLTCEHGFHQWDIRGDAHGLLSSHPIAPFVSIHHVEAVNSFYPGLSSLDSLKLFTKAMKADPKSFLQRSICYDHARHLTFSVSLGYVVQVLPNIVFPRELERSERTYSAWNGISQTNEFDFDAREPYKSVCKGPTRFFLKDTRREGNASWGSYVRGRDKDDFKKRILCFPLLPPLRNVGEIRVAVQPLSKNWHQVPRRLCCRQSQAGKEILQISVGECGKGTFSSVY, from the exons ATGCACATTGGAATGATGGTGATGATGACTCAAGCATTGAAGACCATTGTGTCATCCTATCATGACTATGACAAGAATTCCCGTCTATGTCCTTTGCCTATTAGTCGATCCAGAAGCCGTCAGTGGCGCCAATGCCGCATTGGAACCTTTGCTGTAGCCATAGCAGCACTTCTTATATCTACCACTGCTTGGCTTTCCGTTGTCTTCTCTGATGCAACTACCTGTTGCTTTCATCACTTAAAGGATTGGGAAAGTAGCCCCCACTTTTTCAATTGGAAGAAGTGCATCTCTCATCGCCTTGCGAAAGTAAAACCTCCACCAGCTCTCCAATTTGAGACCATGAATGATCATCTTCATAATGGTAGCAGTATTGTTGAAGAGGAAGGCTTGTCACTTAAACATATTGTTTTTGGCATAGCAGGATCATCTCAGCTTTGGAAACGGAGGAAGGAATATGTCAAACTGTGGTGGCGTCCTAATGACATGCGTGGCCATGTGTGGTTAGAGGAACAAGTGCTTGAAGAACCTGGAGATGATTTATTGCCCCCTATCATGATTTCTGAAGACACCTCATATTTCCGCTACACTAATCCCGTTGGTCACCCTTCTGGCCTCCGGATTTCTCGCATTGTGAGAGAGAGCTTTTGCCTAGGCCTCTCTGATGTGCGCTGGTTTGTTCTCTGTGATGATGATACCATCTTCAACGTGAATAACCTAGTTGATGTTCTCAGCAAGTATAATTCTTCTGAAATGATTTACATAGGGAGCCCCTCAGAGAGCCATTCGGCAAATACCTATTTTAGTCATTCAATGGCCTTTGGTGGTGGTGGGATTGCAATAAGTTATCCACTTGCAAAGGCTCTCTCTGAGATTCTTGACGAATGCATTGAGCGATATCCCAAGCTTTATGGTAGTGATGACCGACTGCATGCCTGCATCACTGAACTTGGCATTCCACTGACATGTGAGCACGGTTTTCACCAG TGGGACATAAGAGGTGACGCTCATGGTCTTCTATCCTCTCACCCAATAGCACCATTTGTATCAATTCATCATGTTGAAGCTGTTAATTCCTTTTATCCTGGCCTGAGCTCTTTGGACAGCCTGAAACTTTTTACAAAGGCCATGAAAGCCGATCCCAAAAGCTTTTTGCAGCGTTCAATATGTTACGACCATGCACGGCATCTAACATTTTCGGTGTCACTTGGTTATGTCGTTCAAGTCCTGCCTAACATTGTTTTTCCTCGAGAACTGGAGCGCTCTGAAAGAACTTACTCTGCTTGGAATGGTATTAGTCAAACAAATGAATTTGATTTCGATGCCAGGGAACCATACAAATCTGTTTGTAAAGGGCCCACTCGATTCTTCTTGAAAGATACTAGAAGAGAGGGTAATGCTTCTTGGGGTTCATATGTTCGGGGTAGAGATAAAGATGATTTCAAAAAGAGAATTTTATGCTTTCCTCTCCTCCCCCCTCTGCGCAATGTGGGAGAGATCCGGGTAGCAGTGCAACCTTTGAGCAAGAATTGGCATCAG GTTCCACGACGTCTCTGTTGCCGACAAAGCCAAGCTGGCAAAGAAATACTCCAAATCTCAGTTGGAGAGTGTGGGAAGGGAACTTTTAGTTCTGTCTATTGA
- the LOC114373891 gene encoding aspartic proteinase CDR1-like, whose protein sequence is MTMVVYFYPCLVATIICFMLLPFLHISATEGNDVGFSVNLIRKNSSHHGHVLPALRRLMEMELSAMEKTVSPQSPIYAYLGHYLMEVSIGTPPFKIYGIADTGSDLTWTSCVPCNKCYKQRNPIFDPQKSTSYRNISCDSKLCHKLDTGVCSPQKHCNYTYAYASAAITQGVLAQETITLSSTKGESVPLKGIVFGCGHNNTGGFNDREMGIIGLGGGPVSFISQIGSSFGGKRFSQCLVPFHTDVSVSSKMSFGKGSEVSGKGVVSTPLVAKQDKTPYFVTLLGISVGNTYLHFNGSSSQSVEKGNVFLDSGTPPTILPTQLYDRLVAQVRSEVAMKPVTNDLDLGHQLCYRTKNNLRGPVLTAHFEGGDVKLLPTQTFVSPKDGVFCLGFTNTSSDGGVYGNFAQSNYLIGFDLDRQVVSFKPMDCTKHK, encoded by the coding sequence ATGACAATGGTCGTTTATTTTTATCCATGCCTTGTTGCGACAATCATTTGTTTCatgcttcttccttttttacacATCTCAGCCACTGAAGGCAACGATGTGGGATTCAGCGTTAACCTGATTCGAAAAAACTCTTCCCATCATGGCCATGTCCTCCCTGCTCTACGTCGTCTAATGGAGATGGAGTTATCAGCTATGGAAAAAACTGTCTCTCCACAATCCCCAATATATGCTTACCTAGGTCATTATCTCATGGAGGTCTCTATTGGAACTCCACCATTCAAAATCTATGGCATTGCGGACACGGGCAGTGATCTCACATGGACCTCATGTGTGCCATGTAACAAGTGCTACAAGCAACGTAACCCCATTTTCGATCCTCAAAAGTCCACCTCGTATAGGAACATATCATGCGACTCAAAGCTATGTCATAAACTGGACACAGGCGTGTGTTCTCCTCAGAAGCATTGCAACTACACCTATGCCTATGCATCTGCTGCAATAACACAAGGCGTTTTGGCGCAGGAAACAATCACACTCAGCTCAACCAAAGGGGAAAGTGTTCCTCTCAAGGGCATCGTGTTTGGTTGTGGACACAACAACACGGGTGGTTTCAATGATCGTGAGATGGGTATCATAGGCTTAGGAGGAGGGCCAGTGTCATTCATTTCTCAAATAGGTTCTTCTTTTGGAGGGAAGAGGTTTTCACAATGCTTGGTCCCATTCCACACTGATGTTAGTGTTTCTAGCAAAATGAGTTTTGGTAAAGGGAGTGAAGTGTCAGGGAAAGGAGTGGTTTCTACACCTTTGGTTGCTAAGCAAGACAAGACCCCTTATTTTGTTACCTTACTAGGCATTAGTGTGGGAAATACGTATTTGCATTTTAATGGTTCTTCATCACAAAGTGTTGAAAAGGGTAACGTGTTCCTTGATTCAGGGACACCCCCAACTATTTTACCGACCCAATTGTATGATCGATTGGTGGCTCAAGTGAGAAGCGAGGTTGCGATGAAACCCGTTACGAATGACCTGGATTTGGGTCACCAACTTTGCTATCGAACGAAGAATAATCTTCGTGGGCCTGTGCTAACAGCCCATTTTGAAGGTGGAGATGTAAAATTGTTGCCTACACAAACCTTCGTTTCACCAAAAGATGGTGTTTTCTGCTTGGGGTTTACTAATACTAGTAGTGATGGGGGTGTTTATGGTAACTTTGCGCAATCAAATTACTTGATTGGGTTTGATCTAGATAGACAAGTGGTGTCTTTCAAGCCAATGGATTGCACCAAACATAAATAG